In Neodiprion virginianus isolate iyNeoVirg1 chromosome 6, iyNeoVirg1.1, whole genome shotgun sequence, the genomic window AGAGTATTGCATCAGTGCAGTAAAGTTAGACAATTGTAATGAGGCTGACTTATCCGCAGTGAAAGAAAATCTGAGATCTAAAAGTATCAAcattttatccaatttttgTAAGGGACAATCACGTTCTGAAGACCGTCTAATGTTAAATAAAGATTTAACCGttacaaaaaagtttttgagagaaaatgaagatttaGTAGTATCAAGATCAGACAAGGGGAACTCAACTGTCATCATGTTCCGAGAAGAGTACGAGAGAGAGATGAGCGCACTAATTAGTGACAGGACAACTTACCTACCTCTTCATAGAGATCCAACTCTCACGTACCAAAAAAGAGCCAATAACCTGGTGGCGGAGCTAGCATCTTCGGGTGTGATTGACGAAGCTGAAGAGAAGAACCTTCGGTCGAGCTATACTCGAGCACCACGGATATATGGACTACGTAAGACGCACAAACCAACTTGCAAGTTACGTCCGGTAGTGAGTTGCATACAATCTCCTAGCTATAAGTTGTCGCGAGTTGTACATGAAATTTTGACACCGGTTGTGGATACttttagttttaatttattaaattcttttcaattcgttgattttattaGAGACGTTGAATTACATAGTGATTATAGATTGATATCACTTGACGTAGTCTCGTTGTTTACAAATATCCGTAAGGATTTAGTATTGAAGGTCATTAATGAATCTTGGGACAACATCAAACATTTAGTTAAAGTTCCTAAATATTTGCTTATTAAACTTATAGAGTTTTGTTTTGAAACCAGTTATTTTACGTATAATGGGGTGTTGTACAGACAGGTTGAAGGTTGTAGTATGGGCAATCCAGCTAGTCCGGTGTTGGCCAATATTGTTATGAATTATGTGTTACAACAGATAATTACGGTCCTCCCGTTTAACATTGCGTTTATTAAATTGTACGTAGATGATACTATCGCTGCAGTCCCTGAGACGGAATTAAACAGAGTCTTGGAGTTGTTTAATAGCTTTGAAGAGAATATCCAGTTCACCATGGAAGTGGAACAGACTGGTTGTATTCCATTCCTAGATATCATGGTTGAAAGATCCAACAACCATTTGAAGACTAATTGGTACACCAAACCAACTAGTTCaggaagaattttgaatttctgttCCAACCACCCAATGTCACAGAAAGTGGGAATGATTCATGGTTTACTGGATAGAATGTTTAGACTTAGCAGCGAGGAGTATCATGAGgacaattatcaaaaaattgagatgTTGTTAACTAATAACAGTTATCCAAGATCGTTTGTTCGTGCAGCTATCATTAAGTTTAAAGAGAATAAAGCAAATGGTGGGGTTGGTGGAGTTCGTCCTACGAATTTCATCAAGTACTGCCGTTTTCCTTTTGTTCCGGGCTTGTCACACAAAATTAATAGTTGTTTTACAGGTACTAATGTAAAGCTGGCTTATTAtaacgtgtataaaataaaatcattatacactAAGTTAAAGGATCCAGTGCAGCAGGATCAAAGAGCAGGTGTAGTGTACAAGATCCCGTGCTCTTGTGGACTTTGTTATGTGGGTCAAACCAaacagtatttaaaaaataggaTTTACCAACATAAGAATAGTTGTAGGAATGTTAAAATCTTGGATGAGAACAAAACAGCGCTGGCCGCACATTACTTCGACTCGGGTCATGGGTTTGATTTTGACAAAGCGAAGATCTTAGATTTAGAGAATAACTGGTTAAAAAGATCGGTTAGTGAAATGGTTTGGATTAAACTTAATGACACGGTAAACAAGCGTACTGACACCCAGAATCTGAGTGCAATGTACAACGAGATTTTATCGGTTTATAACGATTATCTTGGTGACGCACGTTagttttactttattttgaaTGTTTAGACTattttaatgtatttaatttttgttttgactCAGATATTGTAGAAATGTTTTAGAGTATTGTTTTGAATTCCCGCGGCGGTGAATGTGGGAAACAAGGGCGCTTCATTCGCTTACTGTTTCCTCATTGATGTATATTTTGAGGTTGACTGCGGTCGACAGTTTATTTACATGTACAAGTCGGTTTTGTTAGCTgcgttttttttaattaattttgaattttgttaattatttatgatGAGCTAATGAAGTTGTATAAGAAGATTTATATTGTTTACGCTTATAAATTGAGGTAAATTTATTTGCTATTAATTGTATAATCttgttatatgtattatgcgttgtgtttaaaatattttgtatttatatgtatgtttataGACGCCTGAAGAAGGCCAAATAAAATGGTCGAAACGTTGCGGAATCAATGATTTGCGTTTATCAATAGTCCAAGTTCCTGTTAATTCCTGTTGTTTGTATGATATATCATGGACGTTAATATAATGGATTATTATTAGTCTTTTTTGtatggtttttatttttactgcaTAAATTTTGGTTACATGCGATTGAGTATAGTGTTCACCACTACTGCTAACGCTCGTTCCTCCGTCGTCCGCGGGTCCGAAGACGTCTGCTTTGACGGACCGTCAGTCTGCTTTCGGAACCGCGGATTCCGAGACACTCGCTTGTCCCGCTTGTTCGAGGTGGATCTGGCCACCTTATATAGTTGTGGAGTATCTGACGCAGATGCGGacgttttttccttttgttttctggccttttttttgtcccaccatcgccaattttttttttttttcttattttcgttCGGGGTAGCTGTAAAAGCAGAACAACACAACTGAGAGTAACCTATTGCAGTCCACTACAATCATCTACGCTGGTCCGcgtggaaaattaaaaaaaaaaccatataAGGTCCTATACGACTTCACCCGATTTCTTTTTAACTTTCTTTGaagtatttgtaaaaaaaaaattgaaagtaaaagtTGTAGTTTTCGATCTTCTTTTTAATAACATTGGCATCATAATTTTGACGGCCCTGTAAACTCTATTTTccatgaaacaattttttttaaatagttttCTCCAGACAGACCACTTTTCCGTAAGATTCCATAAAAAATCACCAGATCGGGCCCGCCTAGAGTTCTGGACTCAAAAAGTAAAATCTAAATCAAATCATGCGACtgtacaatgttttttttagaGTCCACAACCCTACACGACTGCATTCTGACGATTCTTTTACTGAATCTACACATTTGGCCGAAGATTTACTAAAGTTGGTAACAAAATAAGTgtattctttttattaaaaaaacaatctaAATATGCAAATTGCATAAAGTATCCATCCGCGAGCAGGGCTTGCTATACCTCTTACTCTTTCACAATACCGAATGGAAAACTTACAACCTTCTCCAGCATTGTCTGTGTAAGCTATGTGTAAGGCTCCACTGTATGTTTGGAATGCCGATATTGAAATGGTGAGTAAAAAAGCGCACCGCATGCATCACACAAGTACTTACGATTCGGAGTTTTTGGGACCTCCGCGCTGTCCGAGGCAACACCAGGTTGAGGCGTTGTACTTTCATCCATCCtgcaatgaataaaatattctttgtaCAGATGGGGTGTAGGGAATAAGACCGGAATAAGTCGGGATGCGAACATGTCGGGTCAATTGTTATTGAGGAAGGGGGACTCTGCATAGAGGccttaacatttttttatttatggaAACAAAAGTCGTATCTACAATCCGAAACGATAGATTGTTCGAAATGCTTCAATCGGCgtgttagaaaaattgaaattggtatGTAACAAATTGTCGGAAGCGTTGtttaggaaatatttttttttgtttaaaaaaaatgcatctcCTACAATTTATTAGATTCCGATGTGAATATTTGATGACATGATTGTTGAACGGTTACCAACAAACGCTGATTCGGGATTTCCAAAGCGATTTGTGCGCGTACTCACATTTCGTCCTGGTTGACGATCCGGTTTAACGCCTCCATCTCCGTCGCCAAATTGTCAACAGGATTCGTCTGTACATAAGACAAGGAATATGCGATAATTCTGTTTGCAGCATTCAGTTTATTACGACTGCCATTGTTTCGTCCTATGAACGATTAAAATGCTAATCGACAACGCATACTGAAATGTTGATACAGGATATTCTTTCTCAACTCTTACGATTTTGCGTACGCGGGTTAGCGATTTTACCGTTCGTCTGAAAATTACTTTCGTTTTACTATGTACACAAGGGTGGTCGTTAGATGGctttttttggaatttcaatgttGGATGGTCGTAGAtcagcttgaaaaatattttttttaaatctctaatttttaaaattttttattttgagcCCTTAGTGACCCTGCTGGCCCGTAATTCTCTTCgctcaaaataaaaatctgaaagagattaaaaatttttttttatatagtTAAAGCCGATCTACCACAATCTAAcattgaaattgcaaaaaagcAATTTAACGACCAATCTAATAtctatggggcattccacatCAAATTGCAACCAATGTACCTCACCTCCTCTCATTTTGATAATTTGTTAGCAGGATCTTGCAACCGACCCACAAGAgtctcggaatttttttcagatttttttagccactggtgaaatttaaaaaaaaaacggaaaaccAATTTCGAGAacgacatttttaaaaatctgaacaaattcACACTGATTATCGTATCGTGCTTacaaatcatatttttaattataaaatcagtgtgaattttttcagaattttaaaagaagcgttttcggaattggtttttcagtttttttctatttcagtgGTGGCTAAAgaaatctgcaaaaaattcCGACACTGTTTTAAGTCGGTTGAAATCGTAGCTGCAACATCATACAATGATCAAAATCGAAGAGGGTGAGGTGCATGGGTTGtaaatttgacgtggaatgccccatatacaatatatatctATTAGGATGGTCGTTAAATGgattttttacgttaatgg contains:
- the LOC124307959 gene encoding uncharacterized protein LOC124307959; this encodes MDVNIMDSLPGGFFNFVKHTYGDRALHLIKSWAKLTSTRAGLLNRRVFLLQCRSNKKSVLNVEIKITIWKLQKVNEELGEICNQLKSLIPQPLFDNCKSVNKVRFSKIFTRIKEVNMKKLEELVQQRLNGIRLPDANKCVFNYTNRELPKQVYRTLSLEPNFGLQIQNKITIVPEVIKDLEYCISAVKLDNCNEADLSAVKENLRSKSINILSNFCKGQSRSEDRLMLNKDLTVTKKFLRENEDLVVSRSDKGNSTVIMFREEYEREMSALISDRTTYLPLHRDPTLTYQKRANNLVAELASSGVIDEAEEKNLRSSYTRAPRIYGLRKTHKPTCKLRPVVSCIQSPSYKLSRVVHEILTPVVDTFSFNLLNSFQFVDFIRDVELHSDYRLISLDVVSLFTNIRKDLVLKVINESWDNIKHLVKVPKYLLIKLIEFCFETSYFTYNGVLYRQVEGCSMGNPASPVLANIVMNYVLQQIITVLPFNIAFIKLYVDDTIAAVPETELNRVLELFNSFEENIQFTMEVEQTGCIPFLDIMVERSNNHLKTNWYTKPTSSGRILNFCSNHPMSQKVGMIHGLLDRMFRLSSEEYHEDNYQKIEMLLTNNSYPRSFVRAAIIKFKENKANGGVGGVRPTNFIKIYQHKNSCRNVKILDENKTALAAHYFDSGHGFDFDKAKILDLENNWLKRSVSEMVWIKLNDTVNKRTDTQNLSAMYNEILSVYNDYLGDAHIVEMF